TACGGAGGTGCCAAAATGAGAACTACATTAAACTTACCCGAAGAGTTACTGACCAAAGCAATGCGAACAACCCATATCGAGACGAAAACCAAAGTGATCATAACAGCCTTGGAAGAACTGATTCGTAAGTATACTATCTCTGGTCTGAAGAAATACAAAGGTAAAATAGACCTGAATATTGATATGGACAGCGTCCGGAATCGTGAATGCAGGTTTTAGTCGATTCTTCGGTCTGGATTGACTATTTCAGGGGCGGAGGCAACTCGGACAAGTTGGATTTCCTGATTGATGAGAACATTCTCGTCATTAACGATCTGATCCTGGCTGAACTGATCCCGTTTTTGAGAATTAAGAATCAATACAATCTGATCGACTTGTTGAACTTCGTTGAACGGTTGAATTTGAAGATTGATTGGGAACAGATCATTGACTTCCAGCACAAATGCCTGAGAAGAGGAATAAACGGCATTGGTATACCCGACCTGATCATCGCACAGAATGCACTTCAGAATCACTGTGAAATCTATTCTCTCGACCAGCATTTTGAATTGATGAAAATACCCTTGGAACTTGTACTGACTGAAAAGTAAATGCGCTGAAC
The genomic region above belongs to Candidatus Aegiribacteria sp. and contains:
- a CDS encoding type II toxin-antitoxin system VapB family antitoxin produces the protein MRTTLNLPEELLTKAMRTTHIETKTKVIITALEELIRKYTISGLKKYKGKIDLNIDMDSVRNRECRF
- a CDS encoding PIN domain-containing protein, which encodes MQVLVDSSVWIDYFRGGGNSDKLDFLIDENILVINDLILAELIPFLRIKNQYNLIDLLNFVERLNLKIDWEQIIDFQHKCLRRGINGIGIPDLIIAQNALQNHCEIYSLDQHFELMKIPLELVLTEK